One region of Triticum aestivum cultivar Chinese Spring chromosome 6B, IWGSC CS RefSeq v2.1, whole genome shotgun sequence genomic DNA includes:
- the LOC123137980 gene encoding bidirectional sugar transporter SWEET6b yields MVSADVARNIVGIIGNVISFGLFLSPVPTFWRICKAKDVQEFKPDPYLATLMNCLLWFFYGLPIVHPNSTLVLTINGIGLVIEGAYIIIFIIYAAKNTRWKMLGVLAIQAAFMAAVVAGVLVGAHTHEKRSMIVGILCVIFGSIMYASPLTIMGKVIRTKSVEYMPFFLSLVNFLNGLCWTGYALIKFDIYITIPNALGTIFGLIQLILYGYYYRSTPKKGKNVELPTVLTKNAVTSGNVSVTIEK; encoded by the exons ATGGTTTCCGCCGACGTGGCTCGCAACATCGTCGGCATCATTGGCAATGTCATCTCCTTTGGGCTCTTCCTCTCCCCTGT GCCGACGTTCTGGCGTATCTGCAAGGCCAAGGACGTGCAGGAGTTCAAGCCGGACCCCTACCTGGCGACGCTCATGAACTGCCTGCTCTGGTTCTTCTACGGGCTCCCTATCGTCCACCCCAACAGCACCCTCGTCCTCACCATCAACGGCATCGGCCTCGTCATCGAGGGCGCctacatcatcatcttcatcatctacgCGGCCAAGAACACAAGG TGGAAGATGCTCGGCGTGCTCGCCATCCAGGCAGCGTTCATGGCTGCCGTGGTGGCCGGTGTGCTCGTCGGCGCCCACACCCATGAGAAGCGCTCCATGATCGTAGGCATCCTCTGCGTCATCTTCGGCTCCATCATGTACGCCTCCCCGCTCACCATCATG GGTAAAGTGATCAGGACCAAGAGTGTGGAGTACATGCCATTCTTCCTGTCACTGGTAAACTTCCTCAACGGTCTCTGCTGGACGGGCTATGCGCTAATCAAGTTTGACATCTACATCacg ATCCCCAATGCCCTCGGTACAATCTTCGGCCTCATCCAGCTGATCCTTTACGGGTACTACTACAGATCTACCCCCAAGAAGGGCAAGAATGTCGAGCTGCCCACCGTCCTCACCAAAAACGCCGTTACCAGCGGCAACGTCTCCGTCACCATAGAGAAATAA